The Xiphophorus maculatus strain JP 163 A chromosome 7, X_maculatus-5.0-male, whole genome shotgun sequence region CCAGTCATGTCTACAATGAATGAACCAACCTTTTCCACTCCCCAGTCATCTACATACACTGGATCTTTTCTTAATGAACGGAAGAATCTCACTCTCATCTGTTTCTGACCTGCTCTTGCTGAAGAACATAAGAACTCTCTGGTACCCTGTGAACCAAGATCTTCATCTTCTTCCACCAGTTTCCTGAAAATATCTCGACTCCATTCCACACCTTTGGCTGtaaatttcttttcttccttatGTTTGCTCTCATCAAACTTTTCACAAACAGCAAATCCATAAGTATAGGAACTTTTCCGAGAAGCCACAACATCTGGGTTTCTACCAAACTCTACAGCTCCTCTCATAATCGCCTCCTGAGCTCTGAAAGGACACAGAACTTTACACTGTTGTCCAAACTGGTCAGTAATGTGCTGCTGCAGAATTTGACTCTGAGCGTACCCACCCACTAACAGAACGTACTTGATGTTGAGACCACAGTTAAAGATTTCCTTGAGATTCTCAGTGATGCCCTTCAGACTTTCATCATAGAAAGACCTCATTTTGTCTCTTGAGATTTTGATGAACTCACCATCCCAGGAAGCACCAAGTTCTGACTGAACaaagttttctgtgtctgaTTTTTCTTTAGCTAATGATCCCAGTGCGAATGGGCAGCTAATCTGAACATCTTTTTCAGACTGTTTGAGGTAGGTAAAATCATACATAATTCTCTGAGCAGCACTGGGAGAGTTTTGTTCATATTGATCCCAGACTCCTTCAGGAAGTATCTCTCTGAGAAACTTCTTAAATTTTCTGTCTACAGTTTGTCCTCCCAGATCATTTCCAGAGACCTTGTGCCGCTCCTTCAGGGCTCCTCCACCCAGGACTTCATGAACAGTGATGTCAATAGTTCCTCCTTAAATAAACAGAGGGAATAATAGAGAAGAATGGTTTAATAAtccaaagaaacacatttacagtATTCAAGTTTCAGCCATTTTAGTTCACAACTGTTATCAAAAAATAGCTCTCATATCAGATAATATTCTTCTCTGTAAAGATGTTTGTGAATTAATCAATAACACATTGCATCAGAATCACAGACACATTACCTCCACAGTCAACAACGATGTACTGAGTCCCTGCAGACTGATCCAGTGACTCTTCATTGTGATTTTCAGAGATGAAACCATCTGATGGAAGCTTCTTACACCAGATTGAAGCAGCTTCTGGTTCCAATGCCATCACCAGCTTTTCCTCATCTTCTTCTGTTACAATACCTGCCTACAAACAGACAAACTCTCAtccatttgaacattttagaacTTCATTGGTCTCTATAAATCCTTACATTACCTGAGTTGCAGCTTCTCTCATGAACTGTTTAGCTGAAAGATCCCAGATGGCAGGAACCGTCAGAACCCAGGTGAAGTCAGAGGCCAAGAAGTTTTTCCCTTGTGTGTTTCGGCTGATTGTTCTGAGTGCATCTTCTTTAAGAAATCTCAGGGATTCTGAGAAAACCTTCAATGCTTTCATTGATTTTCCATTGGCGGCTTTAATCTTCAGATTACTGCTGAGTTTCTGGAGATGTTTATTTAGATGTTAGATACAAAAGTGTAGTTACTGTATATGAGCAGTGATTGTACCTTTCATTTCCATTATACATTTCTAGCAGGATGTTTAGCAATATAGTCATCATCCTTGTTTACTTATGGCCTTGTGCATtttctttgaatgttttcttgtcAAACAATTTATACAAATAATCACTCTAcattctttctcttttattctcttCTGACATTCAAAGGTTTTATCACATAATCTAGAATAGGGAAGGTAATCTAAATATTGGTGTAAAATTATTGTTCATACTTACTTTGCTATAGAGTTCCATCTTGAAGTCTTCAAAGAAATAATGCTTCTTTGCTTCTTCCCCACTCATTTCCTTGTATGCCATTTTGGCTTCATAGccaaaactcagacatttttcatcttcattAAACAAAATGCAGGTTGGAGTCTTTGGGGTGTCAAATCCATACTCCTTTCCCCACCTTGGCAGGTGTGGCTCACTTTTTTCCTTTCCGGGTGTGATATTAAAGGCATACCCACTAAATGCAGTGCCAAAGTCAATTGCTATGACAAACGAGTCGCCCATTGCAGAAAGAAACGACAACCAGTGAAGGTAAGGAAAAATGTCACTGTACCAGTAAGCAGCAGTCAGGCTGCATTTATTTATCTCTCTGTAAACCACACCTCCTTCTTCTGCTCTACGTCACATTTACACAGAAATGTCTATTTACTTAATGTTCTgataatgaaataatgaaaatgaagTTTGACATCAACCACATCATTTTGTTCTTACTTATAATTCAATGGTCTCAAGGcatatgtgtttttaaaagacataTTCAATCAATAGAATGGAAATAACATAGAAGAAAATATGATTATGGAAATAACTATGATGTTAAAATCTTATAAGACTGCATGTCTAAGATGTTTGTCTGATTTAAGACACCTGATTAAGATTTTAGCAATTCAACAAAAGCCTGTTAATTAGacataaactgaaataatgtgGGCTTTAatcagggaaacatctaaaatatgcaggagTGTCCATTGAGGACCCGAGTTGGGAAACACTGTTCTAGGTGTTAAAGGGAAATCTCAAAATGATCCATATTTGAACCACATTGCACATAATAGACTCACCAAACGAAGTGGTATGttctaattttaaatctaattatgaAATTACTTTCTACATGTTGcatgcaaaatattaaataaaaaaactgtatgGGTGCCAATAACTTATATAAACCATGTTGTACATATTGCTAAAAAAATCTAGTATTACTTTTAGTATTAGAGAAAGATTGTTTGCTGAAATGATGAGAGGATTCCCAGAGCAATTAACTGACTCTCTAGTTTCCTGATTAGAAGaatgttttaaactgaaaattaaaaaataccgaaacagaaaaacctttttaagaGGTGGGTCTAACAGGAATTCTAACAGCTTtccatttctctttcatttgttttcctggTTGTTAACTCTTTGGTATGCTGTGTTTAAATTCAGGGGAAAACTGAGTGATTGGTTTGCTTTCAGTTTGTTCAAGGGTTTTCTCATGTGCCTTTAGTAGATAACTTCCTCATCTTTTCATGCAGATATATAGAACATTATTTCCAAAAGTCACTCGATATTATGTGTACAAAAGACATTGTGAAGATAGGGTAATAAAATAATtgctaaaagttgtttttatgttttttattttgtaaaactgattaaaaatttgttttattttattcaaccTTTCAACCTTTGGATGTTCGTGGTGCTGTTCCAGTGAAACACCATTTCTATCACTGTTCCCTAGAGAAACGTTGACAGATGAACAAAGTTGACTACCGGCTGGATAATGGTTAGTTGGTCCTGGTTTATCCAAGGACAAAATGGCCTTTTTGACCATGTATGTATGGTCTTGCATATGGTTGACCCTGCTTTGGTACTAGAggtgttattttcaaaatggtgGTTTGGATTTTATGGTAGGGGGTCTCACATGCAGCGGTGCCTGCAGGTATGTTTCTCCCCTTAGTGTTGCAGACATATAAATCAGGACTGAAACAattgttttatgtctttaatatctgtatttaacatttattttcttttatgcaaCACTTATGTGTTTACGTGTGTGCTTTTGATTctatttcttttctgtcttttctttgatGTCATGCCAAGCAATGACAGGAGAGTACATACCATACTTTGTGgtatgtaaaagaaaacttgaCTTACTTTCTGTTTCCCTTTTTTGATTTGGCCAACACTCAGCTGATTAGTAACAAACAGGTTTGAAATGTAACTTTAATTCTGAAGTACTATTCTACCAGCAGTTTGAAGTTACAGGGAAGGTCTGTCATCTTGAATCTTGTTTGGCTTCAAGCTATTGTGAAAGAATGGAAGACAAATCCTGTGGCTATGCTGTAGTCATTAACCTGCAAAGATTTGTGTTGAACAGTAATAGGTCAGCAAAACGTCAATGAGCTGGAACATCAAATCCTTAACTTATCCCAGTTctatatgcaacatttttaccttACAAGGAAGTGGCTCCAGGAGCTTCATGTATTAATAATATACTTTAATTTCATGAAAATTTTTCCCTTCCCGCTCGCTGGAGAGgatcgcagccgagtgtgaagcggccgggatggggatcagtgcctccaaatccgaggccatggtcttgagccggaaaagggtagagtgccttctccgggtcagggggggtgtcctgccccaagtggaggagtttaagtatctcgggatcttgttcacgaacgggggaagaagggagcgggagatcgacaggcggattggcgcagcgtctgctgtcaagcgggcgctgtaccggtccatcgtggtgaagagagagctgagccaaaaagcgaagctctcgatttaccggttgatctacgttcccaccctcatctatggtcatgagctttgggtcatgaccgaaagaacgagatcgcggatacaagcggccgaaatgggttttctccgtagggtggctgggctctcccttaaagatagggtgagaagctcagtcatccgggagggactcagagtagagccgctgctccttcacatcgagaggagccagttgaggtggcttgggcatctggtcaggatgcctcctggacgcctccctggtgaggtgttccgggcacgtcccaccgggaggaggccccggggaagacccaggacacgctggagggactgtgtctctcggctggcctgggaacgcctcgggattcccccggaagagctggaagaagtggccggggagagggaagtctgggcctcccttctgaagctgctacccccgcgacccgacctcggataagcggaagaagatggatggatggatggatggatttttccCTTTACATTCTtagttttaaatcattaaaactcAAAGCAGAATGTAGACGTACATCAATCACTCTTAAAGAGAAGAGAACATCTGCaatggtttgttttaaattactaacgtcaataataatataaaacttCTTAGTTCACACACATAATTCTCAGAAATTTACTCCACCAGctaaataattagaatttttatatttaatatttaaagtgctTTGTTATATGATCACCACCACATTTTTCATGACGCTGCTTATgattactttaaattatttaaggtatttaaacctttaaagatcaaaaataagatttaaaaatagaaacaaaataaaacaaaagggcATGAATACATTTGTCATTCTGATTTTGTAAGTTTTGCTGAAacgctttaaaaacaaatatgattaAAGGAGTtacctgtaaatactgaatgcAATATTGCCAAGAGAAGAAAAGCACTGAAATGGCTTTAAGGAGCtcaaagaatatatttttgtcaaaaacaaactggaaaacaaCAGGGGTTAATGATGAATGTTTATGCTTATGTTTCTTCATAAAcctgtttttgaagaaaaatgtaggtctgattttgaatttaccaaaaattattttattactttcctAATTGTCCTTGCAGTAATGGGGAAAACCCCTCACCTTTCCCCTGCTTATCCCCCTAACATTGAGTCTATCAGGCTGCCCCTGTCAGGATCTGTTCtgtatctgtgtttattttgagtttctgtgtctcttagTCTCCGCATTGTattgtctccccttgattgttcccaggtgtttcttgtctccttgattaccctctgtgtatttaaccccacctgtgttctttgttcctcgccGTGTCCTCGTCGTGTTTGTCTAGTCTGCCTGTGTCACCAGTTGTGAGCATTTGCCCTGCGCTCCTTTTGTGCTACCTGGTCTTTtggactttgtatgtttttttggatttttggacTACTTTTGTTATTAAACCATCTTATTCATCTTACCCTGggtctgctgcctctgcctcaccacccaaATCATGACAGCCCCAGTGCTGGACTACTGGGCAGTACTGCTACGTAGCCAAGCAGTACAGGTAAGGAGAGTCGGTCCCAAACTCTGGGTCCGGCAGtctgaaacaaagaaatggtACTCTGTCACCGCGACACACCTCAAAGCCCAGATACCATCTGCTCACGGTTTGCTCTCTGCTCCACTTCCTCATGTCCTCACCACTTACACATGTTGAATGAAATGATTTAAGTTTAAGGACTAAAATGTAGATATTGTaagtatgtttttaatttaaagtatgGACATCAAGAACTTGTAAAATCGTTTCTGTAATGTGGCTATAAATCTATGTAAAACtccaaaaaaactattttttaatattaaagaaagATTTTTGCATGAAATTCTGAAAGGATTCACAGAGCATTAATACTGCAATGACTGACTATGTggtttacaaattaaaattatatttaaactgaaatttaaatgaactacAACAGAGAAACAAGTTTTCCAGAGGTGGGTCTAACAGGAATTTAAcagctttctgtttctctttatttgatTTCTCCTGGTTGTTAACTCTTAGGTATGCAGCTTTTTTCTTCAGAGGGAAACTGAGTCATCGacttgttttcagtttgttcagATACTTCGTCATGTGCTGTTCATATTGATAAATGCTCCAACTTTTCATTCATACCTAAATTACATAAATCCCAAAACATCCGTACAGACTAGACTGAGAAAATagaggaataaaataattttgatgtgttatttaaatttttctcttttgattaAAGAATCTTACTTTATTTACcttattttccagactatagaGTGCACTtcactataagccgcacccacaattttttttttttttttttttttttaaatggaaacgtacatatataagccgcactgggctataagccgctactATCTCCACTGCTCTCGGTTTTTCACAAGGCCGCAGCAGAGGGCTGGGTCCTTAATAAATCTGTTATTATGGACGCAGCCCTCTGTCTCCATGGCTGAACCATGGATTTGTTCACGCCGAGCTTACATGCAgcggctctatttccctcctgtactcccagatcgatagccttcagcttaaaagctgcatcatatgaatTTTATGTGGTTTACATGATGAGGGGGTatgagtttaaaacatttattgctgaaataaagatgcaaagaattaaactaaatatgttttttgttttttttaaatacctctTCTTCTGGACACAGATGTTaggatttttttccctgaaCAAATATGGTTTTATCCcaagaatacaaaaaaatatgtaatgcgagtgtcacattttttttaaaggaaacggTCACTGAGGTTTTGTACGTCCGAGAAAGAAAAGGCaagaacaaaagagaaagatttaatttattttttattgaaattcaaCATCACCTTGACAACCTTttctaaataatatttatgtgACATTTATGTGATTATTACAGTAAAAGTATAAACTAAGCAAAAAtcaccttttaatttttttatttgttctcagtagttaattttaacattttaaattattttattgacacaATACAGTTGAAATACACTCAGAGAAATCCCCACCAGCAGGAAGTAATGTAGAAAACACCCAAAAAAACTACATCTATCCCATAATTTCTAATTTTGACTAATTTATAGCAGAGGTTATATGAGTACATCAGctacaacatattttaaaaagagacatttttaaagactCACAGCTAATCTCCGTTATTCATTTATGGAATTCATAAACCATAATTGTAGATCATGCAAATTTTTATGTGAAGCTTTAGCCCACTATGCTAGGTGGTCTCATAGTATTGGTGaaaaaaactatgttttttacAAGATTACACATTAATTATATGTTTAATTTAACCAGTAAGTGATTAAAAATGCGACGGTCATCATAGTACTCTCTTAATAATGATAtaattttttaccttttaagaGTCCATTCATGCACAAGTTAATATTTCTTCTTAACAATTTCTGAAAACCCGAAATTCAACATCCATATCTTGAAGATGCCTCTGTCACAAACTGAATTATTGTGTGGACAAAGAAAGTGTCAGAGCATCTATTAtgcttttgcatgttttaatcaGAATAATCTGAAGGACCTGATTGCTCTGATCCAACACTGGCAGCATCTTCTGGGTCACCATCAATGACACATTCTCTGTCTGTGGTCATGAAGTCAATTTTTACTGTTTGTGTTTCCCCACTAATCTGGTTTGTCCCTACAGCTGTTATCTCTGTGGAGCCAAAGTCAATTTCCAGTTTGACTTTACCGCCTCCAGTCATGTCTACAGTGAATGAACCAACCTTTTCCACTCCCCAGTCATCTACATACACTGGATCTTTTCTTAATGAGCGGAAGAATCTCAGATTCATCTCTACCTGGTCTGCTCTTGCTGAAGAACATAACAACTCTCTGGTACCCTGTGAACCAAGATCTTCATCTTCTTCCACCAGTTTCCTGAAAATATCTCGACTCAAGTCCACACCTTTGGCTGTaaatttctttccttccttatGTTTGTTCTCATCAAACTTTTCACAAACAGCAAATCCATAAGTATAGGAACTTTTCCGAGAAGCCACAACATCTGGGTTTCTACCAAACTCTACAGCTCCTCTCATAATCGCCTCCTGAGCTCTGAAAGGACACAGAACTTTACACTGTTGTCCAAACTGGTCAGTAATGTGCTGCTGCAGAATTTGACTCTGAGCGTACCCACCCACTAACAGAATGTACTTGATGTTGAGACCACAGTTAAAGATTTCCTTGAGATTCTCAGTGATGCCCTTCAGACTTTCATCATAGAAAGACCTCATTTTGTCTCTTGAGATTTTGATGAAATCACCATCCCAGGAAGCACCAAGTTCTGACTGAACaaagttttctgtgtctgatttttctttaattaatgaTCCCAGTGTGAATGGGCAGCTAATCTGAACATCTTTATCAACCTGTTTGAGGTAGGTAAACTCGTACATAATTTTCTGAGCGGCACTGGGAGAGTTTTGTTCAAATTGATCCCAGACTCCTTCAGGGAATATCTCTCTGAGAAACTGCTTAAATTTTCTGTCTACAGTTTGTCCTCCCAGATCATTTCCAGAGACCTTGTGCCGCTCCTTCAGGGCTCCTCCATCCAGGACTTCATGAACAGTGATGTCAATAGTTCCTCCTTAAATAAACAGAGGGAATAATAGAGACGAATGGTTTAATAAtccaaagaaacacatttacagtATTCAAGTTTCAGCCATTTTAGTTCACAACTGTTATCAAAAAATGATGTTTGTGAATTAATCAATAACACATTGCATCAGAATCACAGACACATTACCTCCACAGTCAACAACGATGTACTGAGTCCCTGCAGACTGATCCAGTGACTCTTCATTGTGCTTCTCAGAGATGAAACCATCTGATGGAAGCTTCTTACACCAGATTGAAGCAGCTTCTGGTTCCAGTGCCATCACCAGCTTTTCCTCATCTCCTTCTGTTACAATACCTGCCTACAAACAGACAAACTCTCAtccatttgaacattttagaacTTCATTGGTCTCTATAA contains the following coding sequences:
- the LOC102236722 gene encoding heat shock 70 kDa protein 12A-like; its protein translation is MGDSFVIAIDFGTAFSGYAFNITPGKEKSEPHLPRWGKEYGFDTPKTPTCILFNEDEKCLSFGYEAKMAYKEMSGEEAKKHYFFEDFKMELYSKKLSSNLKIKAANGKSMKALKVFSESLRFLKEDALRTISRNTQGKNFLASDFTWVLTVPAIWDLSAKQFMREAATQAGIVTEEDEEKLVMALEPEAASIWCKKLPSDGFISENHNEESLDQSAGTQYIVVDCGGGTIDITVHEVLGGGALKERHKVSGNDLGGQTVDRKFKKFLREILPEGVWDQYEQNSPSAAQRIMYDFTYLKQSEKDVQISCPFALGSLAKEKSDTENFVQSELGASWDGEFIKISRDKMRSFYDESLKGITENLKEIFNCGLNIKYVLLVGGYAQSQILQQHITDQFGQQCKVLCPFRAQEAIMRGAVEFGRNPDVVASRKSSYTYGFAVCEKFDESKHKEEKKFTAKGVEWSRDIFRKLVEEDEDLGSQGTREFLCSSARAGQKQMRVRFFRSLRKDPVYVDDWGVEKVGSFIVDMTGGGKVNLEIDFGYTEIKATGTNQISGETQTVKIDFMTTDRECVIDGDPEDAASVRSKTPKYVEGTD
- the LOC102230849 gene encoding heat shock 70 kDa protein 12A-like, whose product is MGDSFVIAIDFGTAFSGYAINITKGQEKSEPYLPRWGKEYGFDTPKTPTCILFNEDEKCLSFGYEAKMAYQEMSGEEAKKHYFFEDFKMELYSKKLSSNLKIKAANGKSMKALKVFSESLRFLKEDALRTISRNTQGKNFLASDFTWVLTVPAIWDLSAKQFMREAATQAGIVTEGDEEKLVMALEPEAASIWCKKLPSDGFISEKHNEESLDQSAGTQYIVVDCGGGTIDITVHEVLDGGALKERHKVSGNDLGGQTVDRKFKQFLREIFPEGVWDQFEQNSPSAAQKIMYEFTYLKQVDKDVQISCPFTLGSLIKEKSDTENFVQSELGASWDGDFIKISRDKMRSFYDESLKGITENLKEIFNCGLNIKYILLVGGYAQSQILQQHITDQFGQQCKVLCPFRAQEAIMRGAVEFGRNPDVVASRKSSYTYGFAVCEKFDENKHKEGKKFTAKGVDLSRDIFRKLVEEDEDLGSQGTRELLCSSARADQVEMNLRFFRSLRKDPVYVDDWGVEKVGSFTVDMTGGGKVKLEIDFGSTEITAVGTNQISGETQTVKIDFMTTDRECVIDGDPEDAASVGSEQSGPSDYSD